Proteins encoded by one window of Salvia splendens isolate huo1 chromosome 7, SspV2, whole genome shotgun sequence:
- the LOC121811384 gene encoding BTB/POZ domain-containing protein At3g56230-like, whose amino-acid sequence MDCSICTSLPYILRPPRNTICAACYEGARSIISLTSKHENEKPNNNNLLSSSNSNKGFTNALKWVKEMKEMEEELNEKISYLEGFAAALKDQIHTDIQIIPGNNEPSIPAHRALLATRSAIFRNVLDSDECKAPANQTITLAELNHEELESLLEFLYSGSLPKEKVEKHVYSLAIAADKYEIPFLQKFCENKMLGSLNSSNALDILEVSDTCSNLNLKETALNFIVRNMEDIVFSARFDAFALKNPHLTVHITRASFMEIRNRKLGL is encoded by the exons ATGGATTGCTCTATTTGCACATCGTTGCCTTATATTTTGAGGCCTCCAAGAAACACAATATGCGCAGCCTGCTACGAAGGAGCGAGAAGCATAATCTCATTGACAAGCAAACATGAAAATGAGAAACCCAACAACAATAATCTACTTTCTTCTTCAAATTCTAATAAG GGGTTCACAAATGCTCTTAAATGGGTGAAGGAGATGAAGGAAATGGAGGAGGAATTAAATGAAAAGATATCTTATTTAGAAGGCTTCGCCGCCGCATTGAAGGATCAAATCCACACTGATATTCAAATCATTCCCGGAAACAATGAGCCATCTATACCCGCTCATAGAGCATTATTG GCAACGAGATCAGCAATATTTCGAAACGTGCTAGATTCGGATGAATGCAAAGCTCCGGCAAATCAAACCATAACGCTTGCGGAGCTGAATCACGAAGAGCTAGAATCCCTACTCGAGTTTTTGTACAGTGGAAGCCTCCCAAAAGAGAAGGTGGAAAAACACGTTTATTCACTTGCAATAGCTGCAGACAAATACGAGATCCCTTTCCTGCAGAAATTTTGCGAGAATAAAATGCTTGGATCATTGAATTCATCCAACGCTCTTGATATCTTGGAGGTATCCGACACTTGCTCCAACCTAAACCTTAAAGAAACGGCTCTTAATTTTATTGTAAGAAATATGGAAGATATAGTTTTCTCTGCGCGGTTTGATGCCTTCGCGCTCAAGAATCCTCATCTAACTGTACACATCACCAGGGCATCCTTCATGGAAATTCGAAATAGAAAGCTTGGTCTTTGA